A genomic region of Rhipicephalus sanguineus isolate Rsan-2018 chromosome 3, BIME_Rsan_1.4, whole genome shotgun sequence contains the following coding sequences:
- the LOC119385064 gene encoding uncharacterized protein LOC119385064: MDSQSYHSEDERERRVCFLNVSSKGGTELTSTARAGASCEASGVCNCWETGSSTAGSSLVVSSMAPLNARAARSPGLAEFFAEEPAVPPNPFLGRRSFPRFAAYADAVPLVASVRAGTEGRADEEAGGLLSWLRNFLIGVLVAALLVVAATAGGIIDWTGGAAVEVRDARSPTTSSEEMQLVDAHFSAAAPQVPVGPAAADGFDENGAGSQIHGTSTVAGTRSAPSAARIPTVTAALPGLREKNEADVESTEGHLPMRMLWQRECGHYFYTYCDSIRQEWYHKPSAHGCVATASDSVHVCNRGANRFTNLESCFASCVHGDRKPDRCFERSLFTGCDREDVVETWWFFDGIRCLRWNFPLGNCPSEQSRVFHSVEQCKLECMPGWKVKYDNTSAAVRRRRCEAPIAATCSPRQLRYPYFADMHAEGSARCVRASASNLLTRRCLVGSNRFSSLAICNRFCTTRRPAT, translated from the exons ATGGACTCCCAGTCGTACCACAGCGAAGACGAGAGGGAACGTCGCGTCTGCTTTCTCAACGTCAGCTCGAAAGGAGGAACCGAACTGACATCGACGGCGAGAGCGGGAGCTTCCTGCGAAGCTTCCGGCGTTTGCAACTGCTGGGAGACCGGTTCGTCGACTGCCGGCTCGTCCCTAGTCGTTTCGTCCATGGCCCCGCTCAATGCACGGGCTGCCAGGTCTCCGGGTCTCGCGGAGTTCTTCGCTGAGGAGCCCGCCGTGCCTCCCAATCCTTTCTTGGGCCGGCGCAGCTTC CCAAGGTTCGCGGCGTACGCGGACGCGGTTCCGCTCGTGGCGTCGGTGAGGGCGGGCACCGAGGGGCGCGCCGACGAAGAAGCGGGCGGGCTGCTCTCCTGGCTGCGAAACTTCCTCATCGGCGTCCTGGTCGCCGCGCTGCTCGTCGTGGCCGCCACGGCGGGCGGCATCATCGACTGGACTGGTGGCGCGGCGGTCGAGGTGCGCGACGCCAGGTCGCCCACCACGTCCTCCGAAGAGATGCAGCTGGTCGATGCGCACTTCAGCGCGGCTGCGCCACAGGTCCCGGTTGGTCCCGCGGCCGCCGACGGTTTCGACGAGAACGGAGCGGGAAGCCAGATTCA TGGGACTTCCACAGTGGCTGGCACTCGGTCAGCGCCGTCCGCTGCGAGAATTCCAACCGTTACGGCAGCGTTACCGGGCCTGAGGGAAAAAAATGAAGCTGATGTTGAGTCAACCGAGGGCCACCTTCCAATGCGCATGTTG TGGCAGCGCGAGTGCGGCCACTACTTCTACACGTACTGCGACAGCATCCGCCAGGAGTGGTACCACAAGCCCTCGGCGCACGGCTGCGTGGCCACCGCGAGCGACAGCGTGCACGTGTGCAACCGAGGCGCCAACCGGTTCACCAACCTCGAGTCCTGCTTCGCCAGCTGCGTGCACGGTGACCGCAAGCCGGACCGCTGCTTCGAGAGGTCCCTCTTCACCGGGTGTGACAG GGAAGACGTGGTGGAGACCTGGTGGTTCTTCGACGGCATCCGCTGCCTCCGCTGGAACTTCCCGCTGGGCAATTGCCCATCGGAGCAGAGCCGCGTGTTCCACTCGGTCGAGCAGTGCAAGCTTGAGTGCATGCCCGGCTGGAAAGTGAAGTACGACAACACCAGCGCGGCCGTGCGGCGTCGTCGCTGCGAGGCCCCCATCGCAGCCACATGCAGCCCGAGGCAGCTGAG GTACCCTTACTTCGCGGACATGCACGCCGAAGGCAGTGCACGCTGCGTCAGGGCTTCGGCGAGTAATCTGCTGACCCGCCGGTGTCTTGTAGGCTCGAACCGGTTCTCGTCGCTGGCTATCTGTAACCGGTTCTGCACTACTCGGCGACCGGCCACATGA